The genomic window cgccaactggtaccgagaaagcaacctcccgggcgattgggctattgcgacgacccaaaatggctggaccgataacgagactggtctagagtggctaaagcactttgaccggtgtacaaccaatcgatcaattggttcctatcgtctcttgatcctcgatggccatgaaagtcATCATTCTATCGATTTTGAGAGGTTTTGCCAGGATAACAACATTATCACGCTctgtatgccacctcattcatctcatctgcttcagccccttgacgtcgggtgcttcagcgtgctcaagaacgcttacggtcgagaaattgagcatctgatcagatgctctataacccacgtttcgaagaccgagttctttccggccttccacgccgcatttcaggccaccatgacacaaagaaatatcagatcagccttcagaggagccgggcttgttcctcttgacgcggaaagtgtggtctcgaagcttgatgtgcagctacggactccaacgccgcctgaggaagtggctgaacccttgaccccttgggtctcaaagaccccaaagaccgtgcttgaggctcaatctcagtcagattacctcgagagacgagttataacGCACAaaaaagtagctccccagagtcaattctagaagctatacggtcttcttctaagggaacaaagatagttatgcataaggttgccttactcgaggctcgggtcaaagaccttgaacaggcgaatgagatactaagccggcgccggagggcaaaaaaggacccgactacagaaaagaggggtaatgacggtagaggaaggacggcaagcaattgatcaaatggatgttgatgcgcaggtagtggcggaatcgtcgagaagtggtggtcaaggaaggtcggcgcgaccgggtgttcggcgttgtggtgtctgcggcaagcccggccataatgcaaggacctgtcaggtagtaattgagacgtctggggaagagtatagtgagtagttttaattgatcaaatggtttgtgatgtttttattgcggcTTCTATCTTATGGGTACAGGAAAAgtggtgcacatacttgtttggtgcacatgcttatcatgtacgttatagTACATCTCTAGTATTAAGACGGACGTTTTCGTATGACACCCCCTCTTATGCGAttttctataatatactataatattctctttattaatatactattataatattactagTGcttttttaatttacttaaatgtttttaaaa from Fusarium keratoplasticum isolate Fu6.1 chromosome 10, whole genome shotgun sequence includes these protein-coding regions:
- a CDS encoding DDE-1 domain-containing protein, producing the protein MANRLLADRDALPVGKRWASNFVKRHLDLKTRFFRKYDYQRAKCEDPAIIRNWFTVVANAIAKYGIRLEDIYNFDETGFMMGIIQSGMVVTGTDRRGKPKSVQPGNREWITVIQAINAEGWAIPPFIIGAGQYHLANWYRESNLPGDWAIATTQNGWTDNETGLEWLKHFDRCTTNRSIGSYRLLILDGHESHHSIDFERFCQDNNIITLCMPPHSSHLLQPLDVGCFSVLKNAYGREIEHLIRCSITHVSKTEFFPAFHAAFQATMTQRNIRSAFRGAGLVPLDAESVVSKLDVQLRTPTPPEEVAEPLTPWVSKTPKTVLEAQSQSDYLERRVITHKKVAPQSQF